The proteins below are encoded in one region of Candidatus Atribacteria bacterium ADurb.Bin276:
- the xylB_8 gene encoding Xylulose kinase: MMNSSTNILTIDVGTTNLKCIIYDEKGRIRAQSSKSHPTNFSLPGYAEQNPAIWVSNLQNLLRTIGNKDPKIIKSIQGISLTGQMHGPVFLNSKQEIVYPCMIWSDTRAHEEVHFLKNTFTSDSILKITGNPVQESFTLPKILWLKNQQPNLFSNIDKIMFPKDYLGFLLTGNIYTDHSDASGSLLYNLSNHNWSEEIINNCALKRSLFPDIIQSDDILGRVSYAAAKQFGISEGIPVIKGGGDLATTALANGTDQIESLSLCIGTAAQMLMSFESIEEKLLGRLYFFSHCIPQSYFCLGTVPTGGSSIQWFKNLFELEDKELILKELNTIEDENTERNILYFPYLMGTGTPHFDYRAHGAFLGLQINHKRKDLIYSIIEGIIFALKDSFVSISKPQIRKIFLSGGATRFPIWPKLVSAIFNLPVFVFLNADSSTIGAFLLGARRLGIIKDFDTIINGLIPEDPFLPQIKYTQIYEKKFKKYRHFSNFIREYSTYDKDFLEYI, encoded by the coding sequence ATGATGAATAGTTCTACCAATATTTTAACCATCGATGTCGGTACTACTAACTTAAAATGTATTATTTATGACGAAAAAGGGAGAATTAGAGCTCAATCCTCAAAATCCCATCCTACTAACTTTTCATTACCTGGATATGCTGAACAAAATCCAGCTATTTGGGTATCAAATTTACAGAATCTTCTTCGGACAATAGGAAATAAAGATCCGAAAATTATAAAGTCTATTCAAGGAATTTCTCTCACTGGACAAATGCATGGACCGGTTTTTTTAAATTCAAAGCAAGAAATAGTCTATCCCTGCATGATTTGGTCTGATACCAGAGCTCATGAAGAGGTTCATTTCTTAAAAAACACTTTCACATCCGATTCCATTTTAAAAATAACTGGAAATCCGGTTCAAGAAAGTTTTACTCTTCCTAAAATTCTTTGGCTAAAAAATCAACAACCAAATCTTTTTTCCAATATCGATAAAATCATGTTTCCTAAAGATTATCTCGGGTTTCTTTTAACCGGTAACATTTATACCGATCATTCAGATGCTTCTGGATCGCTCCTATATAACCTTTCAAATCATAATTGGAGTGAGGAAATTATCAATAATTGTGCATTAAAAAGGTCCTTATTTCCAGATATTATTCAGAGTGATGATATTCTGGGAAGGGTTTCCTATGCTGCTGCCAAACAGTTTGGTATTTCAGAGGGCATTCCGGTTATAAAAGGTGGTGGTGATTTAGCCACAACTGCATTGGCAAATGGAACGGACCAAATAGAAAGTCTATCCCTATGCATTGGAACCGCAGCACAAATGCTGATGAGTTTTGAGTCCATCGAGGAAAAACTATTAGGGCGTTTATACTTTTTTTCTCATTGCATACCTCAAAGTTATTTTTGCCTAGGAACAGTTCCAACCGGGGGGTCTTCAATACAATGGTTTAAAAATCTATTTGAGTTAGAAGATAAAGAATTGATTTTAAAAGAATTAAACACCATCGAAGATGAAAATACCGAAAGGAATATCCTTTATTTTCCATATTTAATGGGGACAGGAACCCCTCACTTTGATTATCGAGCTCATGGTGCCTTTTTAGGGCTTCAGATTAATCATAAGAGAAAGGATTTGATTTATTCCATTATAGAAGGCATAATTTTTGCCTTAAAAGATTCTTTTGTCTCGATATCAAAACCACAAATCAGAAAAATTTTTTTAAGTGGTGGTGCTACTCGTTTTCCTATCTGGCCAAAGTTAGTGAGTGCTATATTTAATCTTCCCGTTTTTGTTTTCCTAAATGCTGATTCCTCCACCATTGGAGCATTTCTTCTTGGAGCAAGGCGTTTGGGAATTATTAAAGATTTTGACACGATTATTAATGGTTTAATACCCGAAGATCCATTTCTCCCTCAAATAAAATATACTCAAATCTATGAGAAGAAATTTAAAAAATATAGACATTTTTCAAATTTTATTAGAGAATACTCGACTTATGATAAAGATTTTTTAGAATATATTTAA
- the nagB_1 gene encoding Glucosamine-6-phosphate deaminase 1, whose product MEIIYASNYEDMSRKAAIAIAQQVIKKPTSVLGFATGSTPLRTYEILIEYHRQGIVDFSCINTFNLDEYIGLSSDHPQSYSFFMLKNLFRQIQLDPSRIHIPLGTALDLSRECADYEEAIQSLGGIDFQLLGLGSNGHIGFNEPGTHLNSITHVVSLSQETIKANSRFFTNLEEVPKKAITMGIKSIMNTRKILLLVSGEKKAEIIRQALSGPISKEIPASVLQLHPNATVVIDQSIL is encoded by the coding sequence ATGGAAATCATCTATGCAAGCAATTATGAGGATATGAGCCGTAAAGCAGCCATTGCTATCGCCCAACAAGTTATCAAAAAACCAACCTCGGTGTTAGGTTTTGCAACTGGTTCCACGCCTCTTAGAACTTATGAAATACTGATTGAATACCACCGACAGGGGATAGTCGATTTTTCCTGCATCAATACTTTTAATCTTGATGAATATATTGGACTTTCCTCAGATCATCCACAAAGCTATTCATTTTTTATGCTTAAAAACCTTTTTCGTCAAATTCAGCTTGATCCAAGCCGTATTCATATCCCCTTAGGAACAGCTTTAGATCTTTCGAGGGAATGTGCTGATTATGAAGAAGCTATACAAAGCTTGGGAGGAATCGATTTTCAACTGCTTGGTTTAGGCTCAAATGGTCATATTGGATTCAATGAACCAGGAACCCACCTTAACAGTATAACCCACGTGGTTTCCCTTAGTCAGGAGACCATCAAAGCAAATTCACGTTTTTTCACTAACTTAGAAGAAGTTCCCAAAAAAGCAATTACCATGGGTATAAAATCTATTATGAATACCCGAAAAATTCTTCTTTTAGTGAGTGGTGAAAAAAAAGCTGAAATAATTCGTCAAGCTCTTTCGGGACCGATCAGCAAAGAGATACCAGCATCGGTTTTACAACTTCACCCCAACGCAACAGTGGTTATCGATCAATCGATTTTGTAA